One genomic window of Coffea eugenioides isolate CCC68of chromosome 1, Ceug_1.0, whole genome shotgun sequence includes the following:
- the LOC113767054 gene encoding cytochrome P450 81D11-like — protein sequence MERAMFLLLNHPEVLQKAKSEINNHLTDSGRLLDDLDLSKLPYLCYIINETLRLYLQRQFLHLIVHLKTWAIHRDPNLWEEPSKFKPERFEGLDVGFKFLPFGKGRRACSGAAMAMRLVGLVVGNVRTLVQCFEWGSVGSETVGYNEKSGLTFGKTKPLEAMYKPCPPMINIISQL from the coding sequence ATGGAGCGTGCAATGTTCCTTCTGTTAAATCATCCTGAGGTATTGCAGAAAGCAAAGAGTGAAATCAACAACCATCTTACTGATTCAGGGCGTTTGTTGGATGACCTTGATCTCTCCAAATTGCCATATTTATGTTACATAATAAATGAAACACTAAGACTTTACCTCCAGCGCCAATTCTTGCACCTCATTGTTCATCTGAAGACTTGGGCCATTCACAGAGACCCCAACTTATGGGAAGAGCCAAGCAAGTTCAAGCCAGAAAGGTTCGAGGGTTTGGATGTAGGATTTAAATTTCTTCCATTTGGTAAAGGGAGAAGGGCTTGTTCAGGAGCTGCCATGGCTATGAGATTGGTTGGGTTGGTAGTGGGAAATGTGAGAACCTTGGTTCAATGCTTTGAGTGGGGAAGTGTAGGATCTGAAACGGTAGGCTATAATGAAAAATCTGGCCTCACTTTTGGTAAGACCAAGCCTTTGGAGGCAATGTACAAGCCTTGCCCTCCCATGATCAATATAATTTCCCAGCTTTGA
- the LOC113777908 gene encoding CWF19-like protein 2, with protein sequence MAAFLCNFSCKWDTDNGGGSESQNLRDISRKEMGLDWMLRPKDTMEKTPATVSDKQQEVQVEPEETKKMNPRDLNPYLKNNGSGYPEDSHVNARQNQVLFSSLVGDGGASWRLKALKRAQEQAACEGRKLEEVVEDRWGSLGELAVSVASHRVAPNHAHLDVIKSRRRGLKDGEQTDADRDKGIFIEKDGSSCHANMRIPKVQDSLSWGKRKMPAQDINLSAAVSSLNKFSNDESFMRDFMQKKNDSSNDPVSSSNAKNDRLVESNFVERHGEDGPTVKPALTANQLAAKVMQLHMKGKHEEAEKLVKEAENTKAKSDAEDESHRPRIDGSTSRYIMHGVSARQKMKEEDADLYLAQKIMWNQQYNISGQADDEYDYDDGLRKKTRHKGMGTDQKPNEISQATRIANRLLTQKERCQFCFENPVRPKHLVVAIANFTYLSLPHWQPVVPGHCCILTMQHESRTRIVDNNIWDEIRNFKKCLIMMFAKQAKDVVFLETVMGLAQQRHHCLLDCIPLPHEDAKQAPLYFKKAIDEAEEEWSQHNAKKLIDTSQKGLRASVPKNFPYFHVEFGLDKGFVHVIDDEKQFKSNFGLNVIRGMLRLPAEDMHCRQKHISLEMQKQAVAVFAQDWDPFDWTKQLD encoded by the exons ATGGCTGCCTTTCTGTGCAATTTCTCGTGTAAATGGGATACGG ATAATGGTGGAGGTTCTGAATCCCAGAACTTGAGAGATATTTCAAGGAAAGAGATGGGTTTGGACTGGATGCTGCGACCGAAGGATACCATGGAAAAGACTCCGGCAACGGTTTCGGACAAGCAACAGGAGGTTCAGGTTGAACCTGAAGAG ACTAAGAAGATGAATCCCAGGGACTTGAATCCATATTTGAAGAATAATGGTAGTGGGTATCCAGAAGATTCACATGTTAATGCTCGTCAGAACCAAGTTCTTTTTTCTTCACTTGTGGGTGATGGCGGTGCAAGCTGGAGGTTGAAAGCATTGAAACGAGCTCAGGAGCAAGCAGCCTGTGAAGGACGGAAGCTTGAAGAG GTGGTTGAAGATCGGTGGGGCTCTCTTGGAGAGCTGGCAGTTTCTGTGGCATCCCATAGAGTGGCACCAAATCATGCTCATCTTGATGTGATAAAAAGTCGGAGGAGAGGGCTGAAGGACGGAGAACAAACAGATGCAGATAGAGACAAGGGAATATTTATTGAGAAG GATGGGTCTTCGTGCCATGCTAATATGAGAATACCAAAAGTTCAGGATTCTTTATCCTGGGGAAAGCGTAAGATGCCTGCTCAGGATATCAACCTCTCTGCTGCAGTGTCTAGCTTAAATAAGTTTTCCAATGATGAAAGCTTTATGCGTGACtttatgcaaaagaaaaatgatagTTCAAATGATCCTGTCAGTTCTTCAAATGCAAAAAATGACAGACTagtggaatcaaattttgtTGAAAGACATGGTGAAGATGGTCCAACTGTGAAGCCAGCATTGACGGCAAACCAGTTGGCTGCCAAAGTCATGCAGCTTCACATGAAAGGGAAGCATGAAGAGGCTGAAAAACTTGTGAAGGAGGCTGAAAACACAAAGGCAAAGTCAGATGCTGAGGATGAGTCTCACAGACCACGGATTGATGGGAGCACAAGCAGATATATCATGCATGGTGTATCTGCTCGACAAAAGATGAAGGAGGAGGACGCTGACTTGTATCTGGCTCAAAAGATAATGTGGAACCAGCAGTATAACATCTCTGGTCAGGCAGATGATGAGTATGATTATGATGATGGTCTAAGGAAAAAGACTCGGCACAAAGGAATGGGTACAGACCAAAAGCCAAATGAGATAAGTCAGGCAACTAGGATTGCAAATCGCCTCTTGACACAGAAAGAGAGGTGTCAATTTTGTTTTGAGAATCCAGTGAGACCAAAGCATCTTGTTGTTGCCATTGCAAATTTCACCTACTTATCATTACCTCATTGGCAGCCTGTTGTCCCTGGTCATTGCTGCATTTTAACTATGCAG CATGAGTCTCGGACAAGAATTGTAGACAACAATATATGGGACGAAATCCGGAATTTCAAGAAGTGCCTGATAATGATGTTTGCTAAGCAGGCTAAGGATGTTGTGTTTCTTGAAACAGTGATGGGCTTGGCACAGCAACGCCACCATTGTTTGCTGGATTGCATTCCGCTGCCCCATGAAGATGCAAAACAGGCACCTTTGTATTTCAAGAAG GCAATTGATGAGGCAGAGGAGGAGTGGAGTCAACATAATGCCAAGAAGCTGATTGATACCAGTCAGAAGGGCCTCCGTGCTTCAGTTCCAAAGAACTTCCCTTACTTTCATGTCGAATTTGGCCTAGACAAGGGATTCGTTCATGTGATTGATGATGAAAAGCAATTTAAGAGCAACTTTGGCCTAAATGTGATAAGAGGTATGCTACGCTTGCCTGCTGAAGACATGCACTGTCGACAGAAGCATATATCGTTGGAGATGCAGAAACAAGCTGTTGCTGTTTTTGCCCAAGATTGGGATCCATTTGACTGGACGAAACAACTTGACTAG